The window aatacgtttacaataatttaatactaaacaaacacaatgaaatatatttttttcgttatgtttagaatgattttggtgaaattattgcatacacaaattttcacttgtcctaatatggcaagatgagcgttgctattcaagccaagatcgcaagttctgcctattcggcacgacattttatatatatatatatatatatatatatatatatatatatatatatatatatatatatatatatatatatatatatattagtagtccgtccctcagccaggctgagggaccgaccacctcaaaTAATATTTCTCCGAGGTTGATAGAAtcattacatcttcatttcactcttacacctgctgtctctgtactAGACTaatgaagcctactgtgcagggaAAGCGTTTCAACAAtatatacccaactgttgcacatgtgtcgtgcTCATAGGTGATGTAATCTCGTTCTTCATGAatgacatctttttttttttcttcttgtacgccagtactctcccggcccgggtcttttccaagtagtggtgacccggccttggctccctatctggggagtatctcgagacctaagacATCTTATTTAAGCCATTCCAAATTATAGAATGAGCAAGTTTTTCTTGTAACCCTTAGCAATAATTATGGAATCCtttacattttttttcttttggtcaAATACAAACGATGTTCCATTAAGAATTTAACTCGTCTTTTAACTTACCTGCCATGTCCACGACCTCTGCCACCATGTCcgaatccaccaccaccatgtccgAATCCACCACCACCGAATCCACCACCACCGAAACCAACACCACCGAAACCACCACCGAAACCACCGCCATATCTGCCACCACCTATTCCACGGCCGTGGCTGGGCTCAGCCTCGGGCTCCGCGTCAGCCATGGCTCCACACACCGCAGCCATAACGACCACAAAAATCACCTGAGAAGGGAAGACACACATAAGGAGGAAGAGGTCATAGGTCATACGTCTTAATTTAACAGAGTGCTGTTGATAATGCCATTCTTcagttgtatattttattttgatTCGTCGAAGTATTCGTAGCAACTCAGACTTGTGAATCAGAGTTTCCCACAAGTAAAATATTAGATGAACAGGCGCCATCACAGAAACTTTTAAAATATATAGGTAAAAAAATCTGAATTCTTAGTTTTAAATTTATGCTCtaacactagtaccagcactaacactggtactagcactaacactggtaccagcactaacactggtactagcactaacactggtaccagcactaacactagtaccagcactaacactggtaccagcactagcactagtactggtactagcaCTAACACTAGtaataacactaacactggtaccagtactaacactagtactagcactaacactggtaccagcactagcactagtaccagcactaacactggtaccagcactaacactggtactagcactaacactggtaccagcactaacactagtaccagcactaacactggtactagcactaacactggtactagcactaacactagtactggtactagcaCTAACACTAGtaataacactaacactggtaccaGCAATAACACTGGTACCAGCACTAACACTGGTACCAGCACTAACTGATACTAGCACTAACTGGTACTAGCACTAATACTGGTACCAGTACTAACGCCAGTACCTGCGCTAACACTaataccagcactaacactagtACCAGCACCAACTCTggtaccagcaccaacaccagcactagtaCTAGTACCAGCACCAACATTAATGCTAGCACTaacactagtactaacactaGTACAGCACTAACACTAGTACCAGCACCAACATTAATGCTAGCACTAACACTAGTACAGCACTAACACTAGTACCAGCACCAACATTAATGCTAGCACTaacactagtactaacactagtaccagcaccaacactaatgTTAGCATTAGCGCTagtaccaacaccaacactattGTCATTACCAACATTAGTATTATTGCACCAGCACTGGTACCCTACCAGTACTGACACTAGTACCAAAAACAACACTTGCACCAGAACTGGGGCCAGCCCTACCAATATCCACTccaacactggtaccagcactaacaaccactccaacactggtaATCACTAGCAtccacaccaacactagcactaacaaccacaccaacactggtaccagcacTAGCAGCCACACCAACTTTGACACCAACAttaacaaccacaccaacattGACACCAGCActataccagcaccagcacaggtATCAGTACCATTAATAGTAACTaaagcaacaccagcatcatcacggTTGGTACTGGTGCACTGTTGGTACACCATAACCAACAATTGCATCAGCATCAATACCAAAGCAACGGCACTAATACTAGCTCCATCATTAGTAGTGTTTACATTAACACTGGCGCCAATACGACAGCTGATACGGTATTATACATTAACAATGACACCATTACTagtgccaccaccaacacacgtcagcactagcacaaacactggcacctacagcagtaacagtgccaacaccaacaacagtaaaagGAGTACTTACCAGGGCTTTGAGATAGTTCATGGTGACTGCAGTTGACTTTCCTCGGTGTCAGTTCCAGCAACTGATGCTTGTCTGCGTCTCCCTTCAATATTTATATCCAGTTGCTTGCTCTGTCACGTTACCCTCCTCTATGCGCCGTCGTTATATTGCCAGGTAACTATCGCTACCATTGCTaccggttgggatcctctccaagatacgatactacgtgccgcaaaatgcccttctcacactataccactcacttatttatccatacctcacctatgctatttgtgcttggggatcaactgcagcaacacacctaaagccaataataacccaacaaaaagctgcagtaagaataatcactaaatcccatccctggcagcacacccccccactcttcaaagatctaaacttactcccagttcagtacattcacacttactactgtgcaatctatatctacagggccttaaactctaatatcaaccttgacctaaaacgctttcttgatagttgtgacagaacccacaggcataacaccagacacaaacatctctacgacattccccgtgtccgactaaacctttacaaaaattcaatgtatgtcaaaggccctaaaatctggaataccctacctgagaactctagaactgcagacacattcatcaccttcaaaattaccattagaaaacatcttatctccctgatacaccctgtcaactaactacacgaataccacctggtggttcacacttacactcgctcactcatttgaccataaacagaaatattaatctcagtcttaaaatattgaatcctgtgatactccaatactgaaactatatactgtgccaaaacaaaagcattcacattgctaaactcataaactagtatttagtcacttagccataataccaacttacctcataatttgtaatattttacaattaagaataaaactaagtatgcccgaaatgcctagccatgctaagcgttctagtggtacactctgtaatcacaattttactacatgtaaaccaaacaataaccaaatttctgtaaactcagcattgtaatccttatagagaataaactttgaatttgaatttgaatttgaatttctgACCTGAAGAACGCATTTGGTGAAATTCAACATGCACATACTCGGTACAGCAATTAACTGGTGTCTTGTGTTTTCTGAGGTAGTTGCACTGTACAGGAAAATATGGAGATACTTCGTAACTCAGGCTGTTGTATATATAGAGGACATCAGATAATACTTCCTTCATGAGGTTGGGAATCCTGCTGTAGTACTGAGATCATTCACTGTTTGGTTGACCTTTGGGTATTTTTGTTTATTCAAACCTCATTTCCGCTCCACCTATGTTATTTAAGTACAGATGGGTGCCTTGTTGCTAGTCAGCGGCTCTTT is drawn from Cherax quadricarinatus isolate ZL_2023a chromosome 37, ASM3850222v1, whole genome shotgun sequence and contains these coding sequences:
- the LOC128702391 gene encoding uncharacterized protein, yielding MNYLKALVIFVVVMAAVCGAMADAEPEAEPSHGRGIGGGRYGGGFGGGFGGVGFGGGGFGGGGFGHGGGGFGHGGRGRGHGSYGK